AAGAGGCCCTCAACAGCCCCCAGGCGCAACAGGCCCGCCAGGACTGGCAGGCGTGGATACCTCACCTGGACGAGCTGAGCCTAGAGGTGCTGGCGGGGCTGGTGCCCATCCCCGCCTATCATCATTGGAACTAGCGCCCCTTGTACTCGGGCTTCCGCTTTTGGGCGAAGGCCAGGGGCCCCTCACGGGCGTCCTCAGAGCGGAATACCTCCGCCGCCAGCTGCGCCTCCAGGGCCAGCCCCTCGGTCAGGGGCATCTCCAGGCCCCGCAAGGCTGCCTGCTTGATGGCCCGCACGGCCAGGGGGCCGCACTCCAAGATCTTCTCCGCCACCTCCTCGCAGGTGGGCATCAGCTTCTCCTTGGGCACCACCTTGGAGACCAGGCCAGCCTGCAGGGCCCACTGGGCATCGAACCTCTCGCCGGTGAGCAAAAGCTCCATGGCGTAGGCCAGAGGTATGGCCCTGGGCAGCCGCTGGGTGCCCCCGGCGCCGGGGATGATGGCCCGCTTGGGCTCGGGCAGACCGAAGGTGGCGTGATCGGCAGCGATGCGGATGTCGCAGCAGAGGGCCAGCTCCAGCCCGCCGGCCAGGCAGTAGCCGTTGATGGCGGCGATGATGGGCTTCCAACACTCAAAACCCCTGGTGAT
The genomic region above belongs to Dehalococcoidia bacterium and contains:
- a CDS encoding enoyl-CoA hydratase-related protein, producing the protein MAQFQNIIYEKRGRLAYVTINRPERRNAIDPQTSKELYEAFCDFRDDPEVWVAILTGAGDVAFSAGADLVAMAEAFQKGQAPAYDVPFAGITRGFECWKPIIAAINGYCLAGGLELALCCDIRIAADHATFGLPEPKRAIIPGAGGTQRLPRAIPLAYAMELLLTGERFDAQWALQAGLVSKVVPKEKLMPTCEEVAEKILECGPLAVRAIKQAALRGLEMPLTEGLALEAQLAAEVFRSEDAREGPLAFAQKRKPEYKGR